One Ranitomeya imitator isolate aRanImi1 chromosome 4, aRanImi1.pri, whole genome shotgun sequence genomic window, AGGTTGATGTCAAGTGAAAAATATGATTTGAAAATTATTACAAAGCCAAGTCATAAATCCCTAAAATTATCATCATAAAAACTTTGTCAAACATTTGTATGTCAATATAAAACAAACAACTTCCATGAAAATCACAATATCTTTGCTGATAAAAAATAAGAAGGATTTTCTGCATCACCATTAACAAATTTCCAGGCTTTAAAATACACAAAATGTGTTGTGTCATTTGATGGACTTAGAACCTACTGCTTGAAATACTAATCCAACCTTTATGCCACTGTGTAGACTTCACAAATGTGGGGGGGGAAACTAAGGGAAAAAAAACTGTAAAGAAAAAGTTACTATCTCATAAAGTAGAAATGGCATATATAATTCCAGCTTAAAAAATGCTATACTATTGTTTGGATGATGCATTTTATCTTCTGCTTCATGCAGCCTATATAACTAACACAGTATGTATATCGCTGCTAGTCTGCAAAAGTGCAAAACATTCCGGACAGTACAGGTAAATTAATAACTACAGTCTGGGGGTCAGGAGAATAGTATTGTCTAGCCATGTACAGTGTCTTGTGTAGATCACCAATAGTAGGCATTTGATATTGTGACAAATGACATAttataatattatttattttcttgGATCATTGATAATACTCTTAGGGATTTACATGTACTTTTGTCATCATGTACTGTTATGTATGTAAACACAACAGTACCCACAGTATGTATATACAAGTGATTCTATGCAGTAATGTACgcaccacagcagcagcagcagcaccggaGTCCATGCCACCTTAAATGGTTAAGGTGGAGCTCGCTGTGCACAAAGTGTAATCTCCTCCTTTGCtgcactgtctctttaagtccGCCCATTGCGTGACTGACCCAGGAAAGTTTGGCAAGTTTTGTCCTGAGAGTTAAACCATCTCCCAGTCCTCTTGTCACGCAATGCCCCAAACACAGTGACCTCTCCCCTCTCCCTGCCAGCACCTGGAGAGAGCCTTCTCCCATCCCCCATCTAATGCAATGCAGAGACACAGCTGCAGGCACAGGGgttcatatacatatacacacaaacacatatacttatagagagatatgtcatatatatatatatatatatatatatatatatatatatatatatattcacataacatagataaatagatagatagatagatagatagatagatagatagatagatagatagatacatagatagatacatagatagacagataatagacgaTAGATAATagctatataatagatagatagatgatagatagatagatagatagatagatagatagatagatagatagatagataaatagataataggtagatagatatgtaAATGCATGCATatgtatacatagatagatatttaaatatatatacatacacttatatatatttatatctatacgtgtgtgtatatatagtatatatatatattatatatatactgtataagtgTATATAGATACATACACAAAGTGAGATTTAGATATATTTGTGTGTacagatatacatatacatatactgtacatacaatacatatatatgtatatatatgtacctatatagaGGGATGCAAATAAatacataaatgtatatatatatgtacatatatatacacaaagaGAGATTTAGATATATTTGTGTGTATAGGCATAGACAGATATACATgtaatacatatatataatatataaatatatatatgcacataaatATAGAGATGTAAATATATATAGTAGTAACCTAACACCACCACACCAGGGAGCACAATCTTACATCCTATTCCCAAAGAAGCAAGAAGTCGTTTACAGTCAATACAGGATCCGATAAAACTGAAATAATGAATGATAAAAGCTTGTCTTTAATATTTCAAGAAGTGTTTTATCACATTAATGTTTATGATAATATTAATAGTACCATCACCACTTATAATTTGTTCTTATGTTTATTATTACTTCTACTTTCTTTAttgagaactttttttttccctttatagTATATGATCTGTATAAAAGAGACTGTGGAATTACCAAATGAATACATGTATTTATTTCTAAGCACATAGACTACACATGGTAAAATGTGCTGATGTGGTAATAGGTCTACTTTCTGTAAGTAGTAACataggatgatgatgatggtgatgatgttgATTGATATGTGCAGGTCATACTCAACTAATTAAATGTAGGAGCAACTGCCATGAATGTAATTGGTTTATTATCCTCATTCATCACTATTGACAGGTATATAGAAAGTCATTTATTTGTTTGTCCTTTTTTGATCACTTTACAGTGTGAGGGCAGCAGACCCTTATCAGAGCTTGTCTGGGCACTACTGCACCCAAGTGTCCCCGGAGTTGTCACGCACATTGGCCAATCTTTAACCGGTCTATGCAGGGTAAACTTTAACCAGGATGCTTCTGACTGTGACAAGTAATACGATGATATGACTGCCCACCAATTGTCAGGACCCCCAGATCTACTGTAAGCCCCCCAATCATCGGCAATACTTTAGAACAGGAGTCAGTGCTCAGATCATTTTGGGTCTGGGGGTTCATACAGTGGTTTCCAATATTTCAGTCAAGTTCATAACTAATGCAGAAAACTAAAAAAAGTAATGTGTCCAACatgcaaacatccatccactcttaAAGTCGCACAATGCATGTATTGAGTAATTAAATAATTTTAGAAGGACAGCATACTAGTATATTATGGCAGTGTAGAGAAATAATGGAGTAGTAAGAGAATAGTATCTAGTATGGCATGGTGTAGTATGTTGTACTTAAAATAGTATGGTATGCAATATAATAGAAAAGTAATGTAAATAAAGTATCATATTAGCATGGTATAGGAGTAGAATAAAGGAATATGTTATATTATATAACAGTTTAATAAAGTATTGTAGTATATCTAGCATAATATATGATATGATTACTACAACTGTAAATATAGTAATTTTCATAGTATATCTGTATAAAATATAGCACAGTGCACAGCATAGTATATGGCATAGAATAATCACAACAGAGTAATGCAACATAATCTCAATATTTTGCCGAAATCCACTCAGCAGGATCTATCTGTCAATCATAAACTGTAAAATATCTGTTAGTTCCTGGAGCTATGTTAGAATATATATTCGTTTTAGAAGTGAAGCTTTTTCGATGCTGACCTATTGATTATCACACAATGACTGTTCTGCGATACAGCAGTTTATTGCCGTTAATTTGGTAAAATGATCTGTAAACAAAACCaaacaattaattaaaaaaaacaaacccttaaTTCGTTTTGGAACTAATTAATATGGGGATAAGTCAAGGAAATCACATATTTAGTATTCATTAACATTATTAAATAATTACTAAAACTGCAGGATAAGAAGGGAGGCGACAGAAAGCTAGTGTTTCTCATATAGGTGAAAGAAATGCGATAAAAAGAATTAGATGGGAGAATAGTTTTAGAAGGTTATTTATTGATTAATGTTATAAGAATATTGgtggagaaaaaaatcaaaatgctagCAACCTGAATGGAGCAGCAACCCCAGGCAGTGTCCCGACATTTAATATCTGGGCGCTACAATGAAGGGTAAAGACCTTCATATGGAATAATGTTTtcctatatataataatatatgttaTCATTGTACAGAAAAATACCCAGCACTATCCTAGGAGTGAGGAGGATGctgatatgactttttttttactgatttccATGTCATATCTGTAATGATGTCCAGACCATGTAACTAGACTGTGCTGGTATTACAGAGCAGCTTCTATCCCAGCAGGTGAAGATGTATATGGACTGATACTCCATCAGGACTGACACTCCATTAGTGCTTGGACTGACACCCTAGAGTTAAATTATGATCAGCGCTATATACAGAATTTTTGCAATTAGAGGGGTGAAAATAGTATTATCGCTGCAGTTATAGACATGATACTGTCCAATTGCTCTGCGCTATATCTTACTCTGTATACTACTTGGACAGTACCCCGACCATGTATGAATTAATATGTACTAATACTGTATACCTTCCTATACCCAAGTGCTTAGCACTACATACTAGTATTAGAGATGATAGGATTTAGGGTGTCTATGGTGAATATTCTTTATTCTATGAAGGATATATAGCTTTGTACCGTGTTAGtcaaatatttagatttgagagtcatCAGTGGTTAATACCCTTTAATGGCTATTTtgccctgttgtgtataaatatgtgatttttcagacTTTGTGTTAttgctatgcctgatgaagagacctgagttgtctggaaagctgcaatttgttgccatcttttcagttaggcattaaaaggcatcaaccactgaggactctcaattctaaatatttatttTATGCTATGAATGAAGCCATCTGCCATATTGAACTGCCTACTGATATTCCTGCCATGTGTGGACACTGGCCCCATGGGGCTTTATGGCATGTAGTTATTGATTACACACATTGCCAGCTGAGCATTGGATTCTGATGATCTCTGCACGCAATGTGACCTAGAAGTTCTTGTTTCGTGCATGTTATGTGGATTATGGATGCAATGATGAGAGTCGTTGTCCTTCATCATGGAGTCAGCTCATTGTTTAGAGCAGCTCGTGGATGTATCCGATCCATGTCCCAGTGGTGGTGGTGTGTGATGCAGAGTGATGTGCTGTGTGCCCGGTGATGATCATACAGCCTGTAATGAGTCCTCGGTGCTCCCGGTGCTGGCAGCCCGCGCGCCCTATCTGCCCATTAGATCGCTTCTTGGCTCCGTGCTCTCCACGCAACCGTCTGCACTGGTGCCAGGAATCCGGGTGAGTGCAGGCAGCGCTCCTGTCCTGGGGTCACGTGAGGAGGAGCCCCGGCCAATCAGGAGTCGGCGAGGAGTATATAAGAGAGTGCAGCCAGGCTCACACTATGGTACTCCAGTGGGTACTCCAGTCCTGACTCCTCACACCCAGGAGCTGCCTCTCTCTGCCAGGTATGTGCTGGGTACATTAGGGTCTCTTCTCATGTATGCCACAAGCATTACTTGTCTAATAATGCATGTCTATGCCTAGGATTTTAGGAAGGTCCAAATTAAATGTTGTTTATTGGtaattaattttttcatttttttttttctaaagcattATCTTATCACTGCTAGCATGGGACAATAGTGGCAAATTATTAATTGCCAGCTAATGCAACATAATGTGGATGTCTCATCAGTTCAATCAGTTCACAGCACAATTCTACCTAAAAATGCAAGAAAGCGGAATATGACATGTAGAATAACCACTAGCAAGGTTTTCATACTATGGGGCAATAgtgattttcttttttcttttttaatctgcCATAGCCCTGCAAAGTAGAATCACTGGGGAGCACAGCAACTGGGAAGATTATTCCTCCTAAACCCACTGGAGGATTATATGATgggctgattatatatatatatatatatatataatcacactCCTACTGGAGGCAATCAGCCCATCATGTAAGACTTCAGCACCATCATGCTTCACAGTGCAGCACACCTAGCAGATGCTCTACTCTTTTATGCAGTGTTAATTGTAATGGCTGCAGTCCTTTTTGTGCATTTTCTTTATGTATATAGCTGTTATATATGTGATGCATTCTGTTAGTCCTACATGCCGGTGTTATTTTACCCATCTATGCAATGTTTTCTGCTAAAATATGCAGTGATATTAACTGTGTAGACAAACAATCTtgcttttattgaaaaaaaaaacaaacaaacaaaaaaacaaaacaaaggtaTAACGTAGAACTGGATGCCTCAGCAATATTGCACCTGTTAATATATTAATTATTTCTGAACACACTTCACCAGTTGTGTGTGGTGCAGATACTATATCACCTGTGTAAGGTGTTTTTTTACACTAGCATATTTGTCATCCGTATTTCATCCTTTATTCACAGATTAAAATGTAGTACTAATGTTAATAGGGGTATTCACATGGGCGTTTTTTgtttcacgtacatttgaaaatctcagtatgtgctatttttttttaccattttgcaGATAGCATATACCCATTAAAGTCCATGGAAAATGCTTAACATATAGATGCATCAACATTTGATCAGTTTTGCAAGCATATTCATTGTTATTATGTCCTTTTGCACAAATGAAGATCTACGTGTTCAAAACTGCACTACAGTAGTACAATACACTACTTATAACTGAATATCATCATGATTTATATAATATATTTCATGATGTTTAACCATCCTTATTATTGGTCTTtctttttctttgtttgtttttttttaggcaaAATGACAATTTTGTTCAACTCCTTTGATGGAATATCTGCCACAGATGTACTTATTTCCTCTGTGGTCATCTCCATTCTCTTCCTGCTTGTTAAGTCCTACTGGAAGACTGTCCCCAAAGGAACAATGCCAGTGCCAGGGCCAATGCCtttgccactaataggaaatttgctcTCACTAGGCAAGAATCCACATCTTAGCCTAACCAAGATGAGTGAGATCTATGGAGATGTGCTCCAAATCCAGATTGGCACAAAGCCTGTTTTAGTGCTTAGTGGACTGGAAACACTTCATCAGGCCCTGTTGAAGCAAGGTGATGTGTTTTCTGCACGTCCAGACCTTTTTACGTTTCGTCTAATTGGTGACGGTCAGAGTTTGACATTCAGTCATGATTCTGCTGAAGTATGCAAAGCCCGTCGTAGACTGGCCCACAATGCCCTCAAGACCTTTGCCATCGCTCCCTCCTTGGCATCATCAAATACCACTCTAGTGGAAGACCATATATCTAAAGAAGCTGAGTATCTAGTGAGGAAATTTCAGCAGCTGATTGAAGAAAACGGTTATTTTGACCCTTATAGATATGTGGTTGTTTCGGTGGCGAATGTGATCTGTGCAATGTGCTTTGGAAAACGATATAACCATGAAGACCAAGAGTTTCTAGACATAGTCAATGTGACTGATGAGTTTGGAGCAGCTGCTGCATCAGGAAATCCAGCTGATTTCATCCCTATTCTTCGATATCTACCAAGTCGCACAATGAAGAACTTTATTGATATCAATAACAAGTTTAGGTCCTTCACACAGAAAATTGTGCATGAACACTACAGAACAGTAGATAGTGTAAGTACTTGTTGGAAATTTCAACTAGTAgcgcaattttttaaaaaataatattttatttacattttagaACGTAGTTCAAAAACTTTATTACACAAGTGTAAAAATAACCTCAATTATCGATGAATTGGCTTTGTTAAATCGACATGGTACATGCATTTTGTgctgaataattaaaaaaatgcttTCATATAACAAATACTTTATTTATTTTAGAATGCCATTCGTGATATTACTGATTCCCTTATCCAGCATTCGCAAGACAAGAAATTAGATGAAAACTCCAATGTCCCACTATCAGAACAGAAAATTGTCAACATTGTGAATGACCTTTTTGGGGCAGGTGAGTGTAAAATCAAAATGCATCACATTTTCCTGGAAATCAttaattaatatataattagtaagATTTTACAGATTCTGGGTTTTTGGATCatctcttttatgattttttttttcttaacacaaATTTTCAAAATCACTGATAATTAGATGCAAACTCAGAGTAGTGTTCTTGTTGTCCTCAAATTCTTACACTTTGGTACCTACAATGATTGACACTACAGAATTCTCAGTCAATTCAGAATGTTTGCTATAATTAGTTTTTTTTAAGTAGTAATTTACTCATACAAGCTCACAGCTTTAAGACTGTAAATGTTTTATAGGGTTTGATACCATTACAACTGCTTTGTCATGGAGTCTCATGTATCTGGTGGCCAACCCTGAAATACAAGAAAAGATCCAGAAAGAACTCGGTGAGTGAATCTCCCCTAACTTGTGTTAAGCAGAAAATCTAAAGTGGTAGTTCCTGGAGACACTTAGGAGAAGTTTTAATATTTGTGAATCAGATTAAATTTTACCATCAATACATTGATTCATGGAATCTATTTCATCATCTCACATTGCAACAATAACTACAACTGGTCAACATCTTTTAACCGTGCCCATGTCGTTTACCATTGTTCACTATGCAAACACTTCTCAATATAAGATTCATTATTGAACTCATTGGCCATATCCTTCAACTACCTGTCATATTCTAATGCTAACGATCCATTGTTGACGATATTTGTAAATGGGTTGAGTGACTGAACGATGTGTCCAAAATGCACACTTGTCATTCATAAATTAGTTTAGGTGAGCAAAACCATTCTTGTTAATCTTATTAAGATTGTGCTCTACTGACACTTTGATCAGAGTGACTAGTATAATTGGTTCGATTCTCTCGAATGATAGAATATACGcttatgtgaccctagccttagtagaatattattattattattatacatttttatagcgccatttattccatggcactttacatagacaaatacattaaacatgagcagataacaaggcacacggatacataaggagggaggaccctgaccgcgagggctcacagtctgcaggggatgggtgatgaaaaactaagagagggtagggcaggttgtgcggcggttcagtaacttcaggatcactgtaggcttgtcggaagaggtgagtcttcaggttctttttgaaggtttctatggtaggcgagagtctgatgtgttggggtagagagttccagagtataggggaagcacgggagaagtcttggatgcggttgtgggaagaagagatgagaggggagtagagaaggaggtcttgagaggatcagagattgcgtgtaggtaagtaccaggagaccatgtcacagatgtatggaggaaacaggttgtggatggatttgtatgtcaataataataataagtcaatATAAGGAAACTATATGTAATTTCTAACTAAGATATTCTTACCGTGTTTCAGATCAGGTAATTGGAAGAGAGAGACGGCCAAAGTTGTCAGACAGAACTCAGCTGCCTTATACAGAAGCTTTCATCTTAGAGATGTTCCGCCATTCATCTTTCCTTCCCTTCACAATCCCACACTGGTAAGTGCTGATACTAAAATaacttgatattttttttttctctctatgttTACATTTGCTGCTTTACAATGACATGTAGAACATATTTGCTAaatataaatgtacagaacataATGTTTTATGAGGGACATACAGAAATATTAGTATACTTAAatgtttttatataaaaaaaaaaaaagtttacataatTTTTAAATCTACATGTAAAATTAAACAATTAATTGGCTTACCTGATGTCCACTAGTTTCCACAATATTGGAGTAAAACATCTGTCTTCATTTTACAGCACAACTTCTGATACCGTACTCAATGGTTACTTCATCCCTAAGGGCATATGTGTGCTTATCAACCAATGGCAAGTGAATCATGACCCGTAAGTATAGAAATATTCTAAAAATGTGTTATTATATATTCATTATGCACATGACCTTTTTTTTGAGTGTGGTTACCTAAAAAGTGCCAACATAAGACTGTTCTGTAAACAATGGAAGAGCCTAACCTTAACTCTGATAATAAGTCAGAGGAAATAAATAATTTATGAATAGTTCTAATAAGTTTTGGGAGTAGAATTTAAAATGTTATAGACTATGCGATCTACTTTTATGTCATGTCCACATTCTAAAATGTGGTTACATTTGTTTATAACATTGGGGAAATTTTTTAAGTACCGATATATACCATGCATTCTGCATGCACATTGAAATATAACATCACACACATAGGATAGGATGCTTCTGTTTGAGAGTCGTGAAGGTTAAACTATTTTCTTTCTTATTACATTGTAAGTATTTGTTGTTGAGCTTGTTAGTAGAATCTAAATGCAGTTTTATCTTTCTAGGAACCTATGGAAAGACCCATTCAATTTCTGTCCAGAACGTTTCTTGAATGCGGATGGCTCATCAATAAACAAAACAGAGGCAGAAAAAATTATGGTTTTTGGTCTGGGTAAGAGAAGATGTCTTGGAGAGGCCATTGGAAGAATAGAGGTGTTCTTATTCCTGACTACCATGCTTCAGCAGCTGCAGTTCTCCAAACAAAAAGGAGAAAAACTGGACATGTCACCACAGTATGGCCTGACGATGAAACATAAGCGGTGCCATCTTACTGCCAAACTCCGTTTTCCTTTAATAACTACTGATTAGAAATTCCGCTACTGTCTACCTGGCTAGATTCAGAACTGTATTCACATTATTATcctgaaatgtgattttttttttttttttttttacctactgcATGAGCATAACTTGTAAGCTATTGTCTCTGGACAACTTGTGATGATACATTGTTCTAGTGATACATAGAACATTGTGCGTGACCTTACACAACTGAACAGAATCTTCCAAATATTACAGATAGGGAGAATCTTTAAAGCGTACATTTAAGCAAGCTATTTTTTCATTAAGCTATATAATGTTAAAGGTATTCTTGCAAAGATGCGTATCATGCATCTGTCATGTTAACCAAATATTATACAGTACTTGTCTTTAGCATCGTAAAACATTTCTAAGGAGATTAAGAAGTAATCAGTTATATACGGTAATTGGTATCTTTATATCTACCTAGCCTTCCTTTTTTACTGCTGGCCCTATAGAAAGCACAGGGATAGCTCATCTTTAGTTACTGAAGTATCTGCGCTTAATTCTTTGAGACAAACTATATATGTGGAGATGCATTAACGCCCATCATTAGTTTTAGAGTCACTTACTGCTGAGTATCCTTCAAAAAGTAGAACACTTTGCTCGTAAAGGGAGAATGCTTATTAACTATTGTATATAACAGTAATGCCAAATCTTGCCATAGGTGCTTGAGACATAAAATAAACCATGTCTGCACATGTATAGTCACAAATTCAATTTAGCTAATGTTATATGTCTCTTAGTAGAAGGACCAGGCGAAAGTCTAATACAGGCAGAACATAATTACCACTTTTAGTTGGTTATTTTGTCCTTTTCCTAAAATATTGAGAAATAAGGTTAATGTGAATGATATAGTCCTGTAATGATAATTATAAACACTTTGTAAATATCTGTATATGTTTATGATCTCTGTGAGATAATAAAACAGATCTATAATAAAAGATGTCTCTGATGCGGGAGTGTGGTTTGTCATACGTATGGTAGCTTATGTTTTGACCTACACTGTACAAAAATATACAAGCAACACttttttttgcccccatttttcatgagctgaactcaaagatctaagacttttttttttgtgtacaCAAAAGGCCTTTTTCTGCCATGTTGTTGACAAATTTGTCTAAATCGGTGTTAGTGCGCACTTCACCTATTCCTAGATAATGCGTCCACCTCACAAGTGTGGCATATCAAGATTCTTATTAGacagcatgattattgcacaggtgtgcctTAGGCTGGCCACAATAAAAGACCActctaaaatgtgcagttttacagTACTGGTGGTGGGTCGGAGGAGTCGGAAAACATGTCAGGATCTGGTGTGACCACCATTTGCCTCACACAGGGAAACACATCTCCTTCGCATAGCGTTGATCAGATTGATTGTAGCCTGTGCAATGTTGGCCCACTCCTTCAATGGCTGTGAAAGTTGCTGGATATTGGCAGGAACTTGAGCACGCTGTTGTATACACCGATTCACAGCATCCCAAACATGCCCAATGGGTCACATGTCTGAGTATGCTAGCCATGTAAGAAATGGGATGTTTTCAGCTTCCAGGAATTGTGTAGAGATCCTTGCAACATGGGGTCGTGCATTACCATGCTGCAACGTGAGGTGATGGTCAAGGATGAATGGCGCAACATTCTTCATCACATTATCTCTGTGCATTCAAAATGGCAAAGATAAAATACACCTGTGTTCGCTATCTAAAACCTACGCCTGACTATACTATAAACGGACAGTCACCATGGGCCACTCGATTCACAACATTGACATCAGCAAACCGCTCACCCATACTACGCCATTCCCGCAGTCTGCCATCTGCCCAGAACAGTGAAATTTGTGAAGAGAACACCTCTTCAATGTGCCAGATGCCAGTGATTGTGACCATTTTCCCACTCAGGTCACTTATGACGACAAACTGCAGTCAGGTGGAGACACGGATGAGGATGACGAGCATCCAGATGAGTTTCCTTGAGGTGGTTTCTGACAGTTTGTGCAGAAATCTGAAAACTGATTTTTGCAGCAGCTGTCCGAGTGTCTTGGAGGTGAAGCTGTTGAGGTTGTGGGCTGGTGTGGTTACACATGGTCTGTGGTTGTGAGGCGAGATATACTGCCAAACATAGGCTGAAACAGCTTATGGTAGAGAAATAAACATTTAATTCATGGGCAACAGCTCTGTTGGACATTCTTGTAGTCAGCATGCCAATTGCATGCTCCCTCTATACTTGTGGCATTGTGCTGTGTGGTAAATCTGCACATTTTCTAGTTGTCTTTTATTGTGGTCACCCTAAGGCACACCTGTGTAATAATCATGCTTTCTAATCAGCATCTTGACATGTCACACTTTGGAGGTTGATATATTATCCCTTCAAAGAAAAAGAGCTCATTAACACAGGCTTACACAAATGTGTGAATAATACCATATTTGAGAGAAAAAGGCCTTTTG contains:
- the CYP1A1 gene encoding cytochrome P450 1A1, producing the protein MTILFNSFDGISATDVLISSVVISILFLLVKSYWKTVPKGTMPVPGPMPLPLIGNLLSLGKNPHLSLTKMSEIYGDVLQIQIGTKPVLVLSGLETLHQALLKQGDVFSARPDLFTFRLIGDGQSLTFSHDSAEVCKARRRLAHNALKTFAIAPSLASSNTTLVEDHISKEAEYLVRKFQQLIEENGYFDPYRYVVVSVANVICAMCFGKRYNHEDQEFLDIVNVTDEFGAAAASGNPADFIPILRYLPSRTMKNFIDINNKFRSFTQKIVHEHYRTVDSNAIRDITDSLIQHSQDKKLDENSNVPLSEQKIVNIVNDLFGAGFDTITTALSWSLMYLVANPEIQEKIQKELDQVIGRERRPKLSDRTQLPYTEAFILEMFRHSSFLPFTIPHCTTSDTVLNGYFIPKGICVLINQWQVNHDPNLWKDPFNFCPERFLNADGSSINKTEAEKIMVFGLGKRRCLGEAIGRIEVFLFLTTMLQQLQFSKQKGEKLDMSPQYGLTMKHKRCHLTAKLRFPLITTD